A window of the Oncorhynchus kisutch isolate 150728-3 unplaced genomic scaffold, Okis_V2 Okis02a-Okis13b_hom, whole genome shotgun sequence genome harbors these coding sequences:
- the LOC116359279 gene encoding H-2 class II histocompatibility antigen, A-Q alpha chain, with protein MNLSVAIVVLTAVVCTSAEIPHETVYVQGCLEKTKVEAEAELQVDGEEVVYADFQSGQEVWTLPEFLGPFPSSTVHNFYKNAVKGRRLCQDALALWILEEKFPPEVKDAPESTIYPRAEEVLGLENTLICFANHFYPPPVKVNWTKNGLEVTEGASLSRYYPNKDGTFHQFSSLSFTPQEGDVYACTVEHTALEDPKTRFWEIHEVSGSSAGPAVFCGVGLTLGLLGVATGTFLYVKGQQFN; from the exons ATGAACCTCTCTGTGGCTATTGTCGTTCTTACTGCGGTCGTCTGCACTTCGGCAGAAA TTCCTCATGAGACCGTCTATGTGCAGGGCTGTCTTGAGAAGACAAAGGTGGAGGCGGAGGCAGAGCTTCAGGTGGATGGGGAGGAAGTGGTATATGCTGACTTCCAGAGTGGACAGGAAGTTTGGACATTGCCTGAGTTCCTGGGGCCATTCCCAAGCTCCACTGTTCATAACTTCTACAAGAATGCCGTTAAAGGCAGACGATTGTGTCAGGATGCCTTGGCTCTTTGGATATTAGAAGAAAAGTTTCCACCTGAGGTAAAAG atgccCCTGAGAGCACCATCTACCCCAGGGCTGAGGAGGTGCTGGGGTTGGAGAACACCCTTATCTGCTTTGCCAATCATTTCTACCCCCCGCCTGTCAAAGTCAACTGGACCAAGAATGGCCTAGAGGTGACTGAGGGAGCGTCTCTCAGTCGGTACTATCCTAATAAAGATGGAACGTTCCACCAGTTTTCCAGCCTGAGTTTCACTCCACAGGAGGGGGATGTCTATGCCTGCACTGTAGAGCACACAGCCTTGGAGGACCCCAAAACCAGGTTCTGGG AGATACATGAGGTGAGTGGGTCCAGTGCTGGTCCTGCTGTATTCTGTGGAGTGGGCCTGACTCTGGGACTGTTGGGAGTGGCTACCGGAACATTCCTGTACGTCAAAGGACAACAGTTTAACTGA